Proteins encoded by one window of Methylovirgula ligni:
- a CDS encoding efflux RND transporter periplasmic adaptor subunit, producing the protein MLEKTDNVKPDAAPHTAPETEPSAPLQRGSGGKLLILLALAVLLGGIYFGIRARTTAEAALSQETVEAAVPIVEVVQPKADAPDQALVLPGQTTAFTDTPIYARANGYLKKWYVDIGAQVKKGELLAEIETPELDAQLRQARADLVTAEANAKLASITANRTEDLLKSNSVSTQERDNAAGASAADKAIVTSRQADVARLEELQSYEKIYAPFDGVITARNTDLGDLITAGAGTRNSELFHMQATGTLRIYVAIPEIYAPQIHVGAKPSVTLDEYPGQSFEGTLVRTDKAINQLSRTLLAEVDVDNATDKILPGAYTFVHFALRPHAGSVTIPANTLLFRSEGLRVGIVRDGKVELVPISIGRDYGDRVEVLSGLKSTDQVIVNPSDSLISGVTVRVNASKPAGAS; encoded by the coding sequence ATGCTCGAGAAAACCGACAACGTGAAGCCCGATGCGGCGCCGCACACCGCGCCGGAAACCGAGCCGTCAGCACCGCTGCAGCGCGGGTCCGGCGGCAAGCTGCTGATCCTCCTGGCTTTGGCGGTGCTCCTCGGGGGCATTTATTTTGGCATCCGTGCGCGCACGACGGCTGAGGCCGCGCTCTCGCAGGAGACGGTCGAAGCGGCCGTGCCGATCGTCGAAGTCGTGCAGCCGAAGGCCGATGCCCCAGATCAGGCGCTGGTTTTGCCAGGGCAGACGACGGCATTCACCGACACGCCGATCTATGCCCGCGCCAACGGCTATCTGAAGAAATGGTATGTCGATATCGGCGCGCAGGTGAAGAAAGGCGAATTGCTGGCCGAGATCGAGACCCCCGAACTCGACGCACAATTGCGCCAGGCGCGCGCCGATCTGGTGACCGCGGAGGCCAACGCCAAATTGGCGAGCATCACCGCGAACCGCACCGAGGATCTCTTGAAGTCAAACTCGGTTTCGACGCAGGAGCGCGATAATGCGGCCGGCGCCTCTGCCGCCGATAAGGCGATCGTCACCTCGCGCCAGGCCGATGTGGCGCGGCTCGAGGAGCTGCAATCCTATGAGAAAATCTATGCGCCGTTCGACGGTGTTATCACCGCCCGCAATACCGATCTCGGCGACCTGATCACGGCCGGTGCCGGGACGCGCAACAGCGAGCTTTTCCACATGCAGGCGACCGGGACGCTGCGCATCTATGTGGCGATCCCCGAGATTTATGCGCCGCAGATTCATGTCGGCGCCAAGCCCAGCGTCACGCTGGACGAATATCCGGGCCAGTCGTTCGAGGGAACATTGGTGCGGACCGACAAGGCGATCAACCAATTGTCGCGCACGCTTCTGGCCGAGGTTGATGTCGACAATGCCACGGACAAAATCCTGCCCGGCGCCTATACATTCGTGCATTTCGCGCTGCGTCCGCACGCCGGCAGCGTGACGATCCCCGCCAATACGCTGCTGTTCCGCAGCGAAGGTTTGCGCGTCGGCATCGTCCGCGACGGCAAGGTGGAACTGGTTCCTATCTCCATCGGGCGCGACTATGGCGATCGCGTCGAAGTCCTCTCGGGGCTCAAAAGCACGGATCAGGTCATCGTCAATCCATCGGATTCCCTGATCAGCGGTGTGACAGTGCGCGTCAACGCCAGCAAGCCGGCCGGAGCCAGCTAA
- a CDS encoding pyridoxal phosphate-dependent aminotransferase, with translation MMDLNRREWLSIATAASGALLPSTAAGKPSDRIRLSLNENPYGPSPQALAAVKADLSGLCRYSGDEIGQFKQAIVARENIAPQQIVLGEILDVLGLYLSAAGGPGGEFIYSEPGYGALVDAVAPTGGKVVGVPLDHRLQNDLDAIARRVNANTRVIYLVNPHNPSGTVSDPAEFIARVHDLSRRTLVIVDEAYLEFTPDFAARTVVGLTRAGANVAVFRTFSKFYGLASLAIGYTLAPAPLAASLQKLGIGAFYDLNRLSLVAARASLNDTDYAATVRTKVAAEREAWHDFFRARGLRFADSHGNFVFFDAGRPHQAVAAALSARGIDIGRAYPPLDTWVRISIGLPEENAAARAAVAALLR, from the coding sequence ATGATGGATCTCAATCGCCGCGAATGGCTTTCGATCGCCACCGCCGCCAGCGGCGCGCTCTTGCCTTCGACGGCGGCCGGCAAGCCGAGCGACCGCATTCGCCTGTCGCTGAACGAAAACCCCTATGGCCCCTCGCCGCAGGCGCTCGCGGCGGTCAAGGCGGATCTCTCCGGGCTCTGCCGCTATTCCGGCGATGAGATCGGACAATTCAAGCAGGCGATCGTCGCGCGCGAAAATATCGCGCCGCAGCAGATCGTGCTTGGCGAAATCCTCGACGTGCTCGGCCTCTATCTTTCGGCCGCGGGCGGTCCCGGCGGCGAATTCATCTATTCCGAGCCGGGCTATGGCGCTCTGGTGGACGCCGTCGCGCCAACAGGCGGGAAAGTCGTCGGCGTGCCGCTCGATCACCGGCTGCAAAACGATCTCGACGCCATCGCACGCCGCGTCAATGCCAACACCCGCGTCATCTATCTCGTCAATCCGCACAATCCGAGCGGCACGGTCAGCGACCCCGCGGAATTTATCGCGCGCGTTCACGATCTCTCACGCCGTACGCTGGTTATCGTCGATGAAGCCTATCTTGAATTCACGCCGGACTTTGCCGCGCGCACTGTCGTCGGCTTGACGCGGGCCGGCGCGAATGTCGCGGTGTTCCGCACCTTTTCAAAATTCTACGGGCTGGCGAGTCTCGCCATCGGCTATACGCTGGCGCCCGCGCCTCTCGCCGCATCCTTACAGAAGCTCGGCATCGGCGCTTTCTATGATCTCAATCGGCTCAGCCTCGTCGCGGCGCGCGCCAGCCTGAACGATACCGATTACGCCGCAACAGTGCGAACAAAGGTCGCTGCCGAGCGCGAGGCGTGGCACGACTTCTTCCGCGCGCGGGGTCTGCGCTTCGCCGATTCACACGGAAATTTCGTGTTCTTCGATGCCGGCCGGCCACATCAGGCGGTCGCCGCGGCGCTGTCCGCCCGGGGCATCGACATCGGCCGCGCCTATCCGCCGCTCGACACCTGGGTGCGCATCTCAATCGGTCTGCCCGAGGAAAATGCCGCCGCGCGCGCGGCCGTCGCCGCGCTGCTTCGCTAG
- a CDS encoding universal stress protein — MLKEIMVHFDGGVEDDIRLAHAAKLASFLCGPHIVGLYTNPLPEYAYVLAVQSGLAPIEPIIEAEEQLRKAGDATIHELTQKLAKITVPGTMLRLDVGASQMVGRSVAEAHWADIFMASVPYQRQPVLYWDSLVEAVMFESGHGIYLIPAASRTPPELDNILIAWKPTREAARAISEALPLLKAARNIRLVAIDPDADAPETPRILEYFRHHGVDVEVLALGSEQKSVPEILLREAHAINAGLIVMGAYGHSRWREWILGGATREIIEKSDIPLLLAH; from the coding sequence ATGCTCAAAGAGATTATGGTGCATTTCGATGGAGGCGTTGAAGACGACATAAGGCTTGCTCATGCCGCGAAGCTCGCATCCTTTCTTTGCGGCCCTCATATCGTCGGCCTCTATACAAATCCGCTTCCCGAATATGCCTACGTATTGGCCGTACAGTCCGGCCTCGCGCCCATCGAGCCCATCATCGAGGCGGAGGAACAATTGCGGAAGGCCGGCGACGCCACCATTCACGAACTCACGCAAAAGCTGGCGAAAATAACTGTTCCCGGCACGATGCTGCGGCTCGACGTCGGCGCGAGCCAGATGGTTGGGCGCAGCGTCGCAGAGGCGCATTGGGCGGATATCTTTATGGCGAGCGTGCCTTATCAACGCCAGCCGGTTCTTTATTGGGACTCGCTGGTTGAGGCCGTGATGTTCGAATCCGGACACGGAATTTATCTCATCCCCGCCGCGAGCCGGACGCCGCCGGAACTCGACAACATTCTGATCGCCTGGAAGCCAACGCGTGAGGCCGCGCGCGCAATTTCCGAAGCGCTGCCGCTGCTGAAGGCCGCCCGCAATATCCGGCTGGTCGCGATCGACCCCGATGCGGACGCGCCGGAGACGCCGCGCATCCTCGAATATTTCAGGCATCACGGCGTGGATGTCGAAGTCCTCGCGCTCGGCTCGGAGCAGAAATCCGTCCCCGAAATCCTGCTGCGCGAAGCCCATGCCATCAACGCGGGCCTCATCGTGATGGGTGCTTATGGCCATTCGCGCTGGCGCGAGTGGATTTTAGGCGGCGCGACGCGAGAAATTATCGAGAAGTCGGATATTCCATTGCTTCTGGCGCATTGA
- a CDS encoding efflux RND transporter permease subunit, with translation MWIVRLALDRPYTFIVLALLILILSPVVILGTPTDIFPNINIPVVSVVWTYTGLNPEEMEGRLTTSYERVLTTVVDNIQHIESTSYNGLAVVKIFLQPGASLDTANAQVTACSQFILRQMPPGTQPPIILNFSASSVPILQLGLSGSGLSEQDLNDLALNFLRPQLITVPGAVVPYPYGGKQREIMINLNPQQLQAKGLAPSDVLSSVERQYLVLPSGTVKLSQFEYDVHLNGTTQTVDELNNLPIKTIGNATIYLRDVATVSLAFAPQTNIVRQNGRRGVLMSIIKAGNASTISVVDGIHAILPRVEQTLPPQLHIESLADQSIFVKASIASVIREAVIAAGLTALMILLFLGSWRSTLIIAVSIPLSILTSLMVLSFLGETINIMTLGGLALAVGILVDDATVTIENIERYMEEGYAQRDAILHGAAQIAVPALVSTLSICIVFVPMFLLSGVARYLFVPLAEAVVFAMLASYILSRTLVPTMAMYLLTTEKHENGGRRSSNPLKLFQQGFEARFERLRLRYHGVLASLVQNRKVFVPVFLGCCLAVFALAPWLGQDFFPNTDSGQFILHVRGKTGTRIEETARLVDLVEDRIRVIIPAREMGAIIDNIGLPYSGINLTHTTSGVIGAADADIMVQLNENHQPTDHYVQKIRLAMAKDFPGVTFYTLPADMITQILNFGLPSPIDIQISGSDINKDHVVADRMLERIRNVSGVVDARIQQKFDYPTFQIAVDRTKAQQNGLAENDVASSILDTLSGSFQTSPLFFLNRTNGVNYNLATMAPQYDIQSLQDLQNLPITGPTQRAPAILADVATITRSQEMAAVDHYNIRRVVDIYANVHGRDLGAVGRDIEKIVGEDKRLLPRGSFVAIRGQLETMKASYIDLFEGLAFSILFVYLLIVVNFQSWSDALIVITALPAALAGIVLFLFFTGTTLSVPALMGAIMCMGVATANSILVIAFAREKLAEHGDAVQAAIDAGFTRFRPVLMTALAMIIGMVPMALGAGEGGEQNAPLGRAVIGGLLLATVATLLFVPTVFSLLHYRKGGPAKSPPPPADEHAGHGSLVA, from the coding sequence ATGTGGATCGTCCGCCTCGCGCTCGATCGGCCTTATACCTTCATCGTTCTGGCGCTGCTGATCCTCATTCTGAGCCCGGTGGTGATCCTCGGGACGCCGACGGACATTTTTCCCAATATCAATATTCCGGTCGTCTCGGTCGTATGGACCTATACGGGCCTCAATCCGGAGGAGATGGAAGGCCGGCTGACGACCTCTTATGAGCGCGTTCTGACGACGGTCGTCGACAATATCCAGCACATCGAGTCGACGAGCTATAATGGCTTGGCGGTGGTCAAGATCTTCCTGCAGCCGGGCGCCAGCCTCGATACGGCCAATGCCCAGGTGACCGCCTGCTCGCAATTCATTCTTCGGCAGATGCCGCCGGGGACGCAGCCGCCGATCATTCTCAATTTCAGCGCTTCCAGCGTGCCGATCCTGCAGCTCGGTCTGTCCGGCTCCGGACTATCGGAACAGGATCTCAACGATCTCGCCCTGAACTTCCTGCGTCCCCAGCTCATCACCGTGCCGGGCGCCGTGGTTCCTTATCCTTATGGCGGCAAGCAGCGCGAGATTATGATCAATCTCAATCCGCAGCAGCTTCAGGCCAAGGGACTTGCGCCGTCCGACGTCCTGAGCTCGGTCGAACGGCAATATCTGGTCTTGCCCTCGGGTACGGTGAAGCTTTCGCAATTCGAATATGACGTCCACCTCAACGGCACGACGCAGACGGTCGACGAGCTGAACAATCTGCCGATCAAGACCATCGGCAATGCGACGATCTATCTGCGCGACGTGGCGACCGTCAGTCTGGCCTTTGCGCCACAGACCAATATCGTCAGGCAGAACGGCCGGCGCGGTGTGTTGATGAGCATCATCAAGGCCGGCAACGCCTCGACGATCAGCGTCGTGGACGGCATCCACGCCATTTTACCGCGGGTTGAACAAACCCTGCCGCCGCAGCTGCATATCGAGTCGCTCGCCGATCAGTCGATTTTCGTCAAAGCCTCGATCGCCAGCGTGATCCGCGAGGCGGTCATCGCCGCCGGGCTCACCGCCCTCATGATCCTGCTGTTCCTCGGCAGTTGGCGCTCGACCCTCATCATTGCCGTCTCGATCCCGCTATCGATCCTGACCTCGCTGATGGTTTTGAGCTTCCTCGGCGAGACGATCAACATCATGACCCTCGGCGGACTGGCCCTGGCGGTCGGCATCCTCGTCGACGATGCGACGGTGACGATCGAAAATATCGAGCGCTATATGGAAGAGGGGTACGCCCAGCGCGATGCCATCCTCCACGGCGCCGCGCAGATCGCCGTGCCGGCGCTGGTTTCGACGCTCTCTATCTGCATCGTCTTCGTGCCGATGTTCCTGCTCAGCGGCGTCGCGCGCTATCTTTTCGTGCCCCTGGCCGAGGCCGTCGTCTTCGCCATGCTCGCCTCTTATATATTGTCGCGCACCCTGGTGCCGACGATGGCCATGTATCTGCTGACGACGGAGAAGCACGAGAATGGCGGCCGCCGTTCAAGCAATCCGTTGAAATTGTTCCAGCAGGGGTTCGAGGCGCGGTTCGAGCGGCTACGCCTGCGCTATCACGGCGTGCTGGCGTCCCTGGTGCAAAACCGCAAGGTCTTCGTGCCGGTGTTTCTGGGCTGCTGTCTGGCGGTTTTCGCGCTGGCGCCCTGGCTTGGCCAGGACTTCTTCCCCAATACCGATAGCGGCCAGTTCATCCTTCATGTGCGGGGCAAGACCGGCACCCGCATCGAGGAGACGGCGCGGCTTGTCGATCTCGTCGAGGACCGGATTCGCGTGATCATTCCGGCGCGCGAGATGGGCGCCATCATCGACAATATCGGTCTGCCATACAGCGGCATAAATCTCACGCACACGACGTCGGGCGTGATCGGCGCCGCCGATGCCGACATCATGGTCCAGCTCAACGAGAATCATCAGCCGACCGACCATTATGTGCAGAAGATCCGGCTGGCGATGGCAAAGGATTTCCCCGGCGTCACCTTCTATACGCTGCCCGCTGACATGATCACGCAGATCCTCAATTTCGGTCTGCCGTCGCCTATCGATATTCAGATCAGCGGCTCGGATATCAACAAGGACCACGTTGTCGCTGACCGCATGCTTGAACGCATCCGGAATGTGAGCGGCGTCGTCGATGCGCGCATCCAGCAAAAGTTCGATTATCCGACGTTCCAGATCGCCGTCGATCGGACCAAGGCGCAACAGAACGGGCTCGCGGAGAATGATGTGGCGAGCAGCATCCTCGATACGCTGAGCGGCAGTTTCCAGACCTCGCCATTGTTCTTTTTGAACCGCACCAACGGGGTCAACTACAACCTTGCGACGATGGCGCCGCAATATGACATCCAGTCCCTGCAGGATTTGCAGAACCTGCCCATTACCGGGCCGACCCAGCGGGCGCCGGCAATCCTGGCCGATGTCGCGACCATAACCCGCTCGCAGGAAATGGCGGCGGTGGATCATTATAATATCCGCCGCGTGGTCGACATCTATGCCAATGTTCACGGCCGCGACCTCGGCGCTGTCGGCCGTGACATCGAGAAAATCGTCGGCGAGGACAAGCGTCTGCTCCCACGTGGCAGCTTCGTCGCCATCCGTGGGCAATTGGAGACCATGAAGGCCTCCTACATCGATCTTTTCGAGGGTCTCGCCTTCTCGATTTTGTTCGTCTACCTGCTGATCGTCGTCAACTTCCAGTCTTGGTCGGATGCCCTTATCGTCATCACCGCCCTGCCGGCGGCGTTGGCAGGCATCGTTCTCTTCCTGTTCTTTACGGGAACGACACTGAGCGTGCCGGCACTGATGGGAGCCATCATGTGCATGGGTGTCGCCACGGCCAACAGCATTCTCGTCATCGCCTTCGCCCGCGAGAAGCTGGCGGAGCATGGCGACGCGGTTCAGGCGGCGATCGATGCGGGGTTCACCCGGTTCCGGCCGGTTCTGATGACGGCGCTGGCGATGATCATCGGCATGGTACCGATGGCGCTCGGCGCTGGCGAGGGCGGCGAGCAGAACGCGCCGCTTGGCCGTGCGGTCATCGGTGGCCTGTTGCTCGCGACCGTCGCGACCTTGCTTTTCGTTCCGACTGTTTTTTCCCTGCTGCATTACCGCAAGGGCGGTCCGGCGAAATCGCCGCCGCCGCCGGCGGATGAACATGCAGGGCACGGGAGCTTAGTGGCCTGA
- a CDS encoding efflux transporter outer membrane subunit, translating to MRYAWGVVASFGLLLTGCMVGPDYIIPAVPVTPKFKEARTPADPKTAGIWIRATPSDALARGKWWEVFGDPELNRLEAQLGDANQSLKEAEARFAQSRALIRVARAAEFPSVSAGSSAAYIRESAHQPYVTFPNPPALGDFQMPVDLNYEIDFWGSVHRSVEAAREEAQATAADLSTASLSLHAELALDYIALRAQDAQQRLLDETVKAYAHALQLTTNRHVGGLAPESDVEQAQTQLATTKVQDTDVGVARAQYEHAIAVLIGEPPAALTIPAASFGQLKPRLIPAVLPSELLQRRPDIAAAERRVAEANQQIGIADAAFYPNVNLAALAGFQGTTPANWFLWPSLLWSVGTTLSQPIFDGGAIRAQSDAVRAAYAGDVATYRQTTLSAFQDVEDNLSALRILGKEAKQQRDAVIAANRALDTFTKAYTGGEVAYLQVITAQTAALSNEVNQVDIERRRLEANVRLVKALGGGWDTGLLPVLASSGLPRGAFVPVGQQ from the coding sequence ATGCGATATGCGTGGGGGGTCGTCGCATCATTTGGGTTGCTACTGACGGGCTGCATGGTGGGGCCGGATTACATAATTCCGGCGGTTCCAGTCACGCCGAAGTTCAAGGAAGCGAGAACACCGGCCGATCCCAAGACGGCTGGCATATGGATACGCGCGACGCCGAGCGATGCGCTCGCGCGCGGCAAGTGGTGGGAAGTCTTCGGCGATCCCGAGCTCAACCGGCTTGAGGCGCAACTGGGCGATGCCAACCAGAGCCTGAAAGAAGCCGAAGCGCGTTTCGCACAGTCGCGCGCCTTGATCCGCGTGGCACGCGCCGCCGAATTCCCGAGCGTTTCGGCCGGGAGCAGCGCCGCATACATCCGCGAGTCCGCGCATCAGCCCTATGTTACGTTTCCGAACCCGCCGGCGCTGGGCGATTTCCAAATGCCCGTTGATCTCAATTACGAGATCGATTTCTGGGGCAGCGTGCACCGCTCGGTTGAGGCAGCGCGGGAGGAGGCGCAGGCGACCGCGGCCGATCTCTCGACGGCGAGCCTGAGCCTCCATGCCGAGCTTGCACTCGACTATATTGCCCTGCGCGCCCAGGATGCCCAGCAGCGGCTGCTCGACGAGACGGTGAAAGCCTACGCGCACGCGCTTCAACTGACGACCAACCGGCATGTCGGCGGTCTTGCGCCGGAATCCGATGTCGAACAGGCGCAGACCCAGCTCGCCACGACCAAGGTGCAGGACACCGATGTGGGTGTCGCGCGCGCGCAATATGAGCATGCCATCGCTGTGCTGATCGGCGAGCCGCCGGCGGCGCTCACGATTCCCGCGGCCTCTTTCGGCCAGCTCAAGCCGCGGCTGATCCCCGCCGTTCTGCCGTCCGAGCTTTTGCAGCGCCGGCCGGACATTGCCGCCGCGGAGCGGCGTGTTGCCGAGGCCAATCAGCAAATCGGCATCGCGGATGCGGCTTTTTATCCAAACGTGAACCTCGCGGCGCTGGCCGGTTTCCAGGGCACGACGCCGGCAAACTGGTTCTTGTGGCCGAGCCTGCTCTGGTCGGTCGGCACGACCCTGTCGCAACCGATCTTCGACGGCGGCGCCATCCGCGCGCAATCTGACGCAGTTCGCGCCGCCTATGCGGGCGATGTCGCCACCTACCGGCAGACGACGCTTTCCGCCTTCCAGGATGTCGAAGACAATCTGTCGGCCCTGCGCATCCTCGGCAAGGAGGCCAAGCAGCAGCGCGACGCCGTGATCGCCGCCAACAGGGCGCTCGACACATTCACCAAAGCCTATACAGGCGGCGAGGTGGCCTATCTTCAGGTCATCACCGCGCAGACGGCGGCTCTGTCCAACGAGGTCAACCAGGTCGATATCGAGCGTCGACGCCTCGAGGCGAATGTGCGGCTCGTCAAGGCGCTCGGCGGCGGCTGGGATACGGGGCTGCTGCCGGTCCTCGCTTCGAGCGGCCTGCCGCGCGGCGCCTTCGTGCCCGTCGGGCAGCAGTAG
- a CDS encoding flavodoxin family protein, whose protein sequence is MTKVLVAYYSRLGTTEELARQLAARLGAEIDTIRLPSPVYAGLAGFWRGIWHALRHHLPDIACERDPVGYAFLVVGSPVWAGRLSAPVRAYLARFADHIGPIAAFWVSGSGRAYPGLALEIEELTDRVPLTTSSFGRREVLEGTAGDKLDVLARDIRAHF, encoded by the coding sequence GTGACAAAAGTTCTCGTGGCCTATTACTCGCGGTTGGGCACAACCGAGGAGCTGGCGCGCCAGCTCGCGGCGCGACTTGGCGCCGAGATCGATACAATCAGGCTGCCTTCGCCGGTTTATGCGGGCCTTGCCGGATTTTGGCGCGGCATCTGGCACGCCTTGCGCCATCATCTGCCGGACATTGCCTGCGAACGCGATCCGGTCGGCTATGCGTTTCTGGTCGTTGGATCGCCGGTCTGGGCGGGGCGCCTGTCGGCTCCAGTTCGCGCCTATCTCGCACGCTTTGCGGATCACATAGGCCCGATCGCGGCGTTTTGGGTGTCGGGCAGCGGTCGCGCCTATCCCGGGCTCGCGCTTGAGATCGAGGAGCTGACGGACCGCGTGCCGCTTACGACCTCAAGCTTTGGCCGGCGCGAGGTTCTCGAAGGCACGGCCGGCGACAAGCTCGATGTATTGGCGCGGGACATTCGCGCGCATTTCTAA